In Onychostoma macrolepis isolate SWU-2019 chromosome 04, ASM1243209v1, whole genome shotgun sequence, one DNA window encodes the following:
- the LOC131539440 gene encoding hydroxycarboxylic acid receptor 2-like, whose amino-acid sequence MLLGSFEICMFSINILFGLPINSYILWLIVTGTGGGVASDFFNFNLSVCEIGICLDLTCFLLLNWLSFFGLIALLFQGLLLAGRPLFQCVICVERYLAVVHPVTFLKYKPLRYRVICCTAAWIITLGSCLFCMFMLMLYNTNGHTWVFLVQFFLFFSIQLFCLVAVLRALKQSGPGERRRARDEENHMKRRAFNLILITTVNMVIAYGPLIISAVFILLTKEYKLIS is encoded by the coding sequence ATGTTGCTGGGCTCTTTTGAAATTTGTATGTTCAGCATCAATATCCTATTTGGTCTTCCTATAAACTCGTATATTTTATGGCTCATCGTCACAGGAACTGGAGGCGGAGTTGCGTCAGATTTCTTCAACTTTAATCTGTCTGTTTGTGAGATTGGTATCTGTCTGGATCTTACGTGTTTTCTACTGTTAAATTGGCTTTCATTTTTTGGGCTAATAGCACTGCTTTTCCAAGGACTTCTTCTTGCTGGTCGTCCTCTGTTTCAGTGTGTGATCTGTGTTGAGCGTtacctggcagtggttcatcctgtaacCTTTCTGAAGTACAAACCTCTTAGATATAGAGTGATCTGCTGCACTGCGGCCTGGATAATCACTCTTGGCTCCTGTTTGTTCTGCATGTTCATGTTAATGCTATATAATACTAATGGACATACATGGGTCTTCTTGGTGCagttcttcctcttcttctccatccagttgttttgtcttgtggctgttctcagagctctgaagcAGTCGGGACCAGGAGAGAGAAGGAGAGCGAGAGATGAGGAAAACCACATGAAGAGAAGAGCATTTAATCTCATTCTAATTACTACTGTGAACATGGTTATTGCATATGGGCCACTTATTATTTCAGCAGTATTTATACTGTTAACAAAGGAGTATAAATTAATCTCCTAG